Proteins found in one Triticum aestivum cultivar Chinese Spring chromosome 4D, IWGSC CS RefSeq v2.1, whole genome shotgun sequence genomic segment:
- the LOC123097864 gene encoding photosynthetic NDH subunit of lumenal location 1, chloroplastic, protein MASLQSLISKQLIAPNCTATARLNGAPPSVVNASSSEASSDEKKVTKRRLALLGAGALSTVLLNSSSAYAEEVPKNYRSYVDANDGYSYLYPADWRDFDFLGHDSAFKDRNVQLQSVRVAFIPTQKTDIRDLGPMDEAIFNLVTEVYAAPNQIPTIYEMQERTVDGRNYWTFEYDLEAPGYGVSAFATVAIGNGRYYTLIVTANERRWSRLRNRLKVVADSFKIYDLNA, encoded by the exons ATGGCAAGCCTGCAGAGCTTGATTTCCAAACAG TTGATTGCGCCGAACTGTACAGCTACTGCAAGGCTGAATGGGGCTCCTCCGTCGGTGGTGAACGCGAGCTCGAGCGAAGCATCCTCGGATGAGAAGA AGGTCACAAAAAGGAGATTGGCACTGCTTGGTGCTGGGGCATTATCCACTGTCCTGTTAAACAGCAGCTCTGCATATGCTGAAG AAGTACCAAAGAACTACCGCTCCTACGTCGATGCAAACGACGGATATTCGTACCTCTACCCAGCTGATTGGAGG GATTTCGACTTCTTGGGCCATGATTCAGCGTTCAAGGACCGTAATGTGCAGCTGCAGTCTGTCCGTGTGGCCTTCATTCCTACTCAGAAAACAGACATTCGTGACCTAGGCCCAATGGATGAG GCGATCTTCAATTTGGTAACCGAAGTGTACGCTGCCCCGAACCAGATACCAACGATCTATGAAATGCAAGAG CGTACGGTGGATGGCAGGAACTACTGGACATTTGAGTACGATCTGGAGGCGCCGGGCTACGGCGTGTCGGCGTTTGCGACGGTCGCCATCGGAAACG GGAGGTACTACACGCTGATCGTGACGGCGAACGAGCGGCGGTGGAGCAGGCTGCGCAACAGGCTCAAAGTCGTCGCCGACTCCTTCAAGATCTACGACTTGAACGCCTGA
- the LOC123097863 gene encoding E3 ubiquitin-protein ligase CSU1, whose protein sequence is MPQRHSKNNNDLAFFTYEEKRKLGYGTQRERLGKDSIKPFDACCLCLKPLIDPLACPKGHTFCKECILECLLAQKKDIKRKLIAHDSQKKQEKEEEEEKLVLQKSKELDAFDQQNHGAVPQYYDRSGSQDKNGFHGANSVKTTSFEEEALRTMKAFWLPSATPEATVKVDAPCTDTICPEGQEKLKLKSLFPISFTEENARQKSSKSVEKSYICPSCKSNLTNTMSLVAISTCGHVFCKKCSDKFVATDKVCLMCNKPCKERNLINLEKGGTGFAAHDDHLEAKNFKYLGSGSGLGLVKPAPKE, encoded by the exons ATGCCGCAGCGGCACTCGAAGAACAACAACGACCTCGCCTTCTTCACCTACGAGGAGAAGCGGAAGCTCGGGTACGGCACCCAGCGGGAGCGGCTCGGCAAGGACTCCATCAAGCCCTTCGACGCCTGCTGCCTCTGCCTCAAGCCGCTCATCGACCCGCTCGCCTGCCCCAAGGGCCACACCTTCTGCAAGGAGTGCATCCTCGAGTGCCTCCTCGCGCAGAAGAAGGACATCAAGCG CAAGCTTATAGCTCATGATTCCCAGAAAAAGCaagagaaggaagaggaggaggagaagctggTGCTGCAAAAGTCTAAGGAGTTGGATGCTTTTGATCAGCAGAATCATGGAGCAGTTCCCCAATACTATGATCGCAGTGGTTCCCAAGACAAGAATGGTTTTCATGGAGCCAACAGTGTGAAGACTACCTCCTTTGAAGAGGAAGCCCTACGCACCATGAAGGCGTTCTGGCTTCCGTCAGCTACACCCGAAGCTACTGTCAAGGTAGATGCTCCTTGTACTGACACAATCTGTCCCGAGGGGCAGGAGAAGCTCAAGCTGAAATCACTCTTCCCTATTTCTTTCACCGAGGAGAACGCTCGTCAGAAGAGCAGTAAGTCAGTGGAGAAAAGCTACAtctgccccagttgcaagtccaatcTCACAAACACAATGTCCCTCGTGGCGATCAGCACATGTGGCCATGTTTTCTGCAAGAAGTGCTCGGACAAGTTCGTAGCAACAGATAAGGTCTGCTTAATGTGCAACAAACCGTGCAAAGAGAGGAATTTGATTAATTTAGAGAAAGGAGGAACGGGTTTTGCCGCGCACGATGACCACCTAGAGGCTAAGAACTTCAAGTATTTAGGGAGTGGTTCTGGGCTAGGATTGGTGAAGCCTGCTCCTAAGGAATAG